From one Streptomyces sp. N50 genomic stretch:
- the manA gene encoding mannose-6-phosphate isomerase, class I, with the protein MDRLDNTIRPYAWGSTTAIPKLLGVEPSGEPQAEMWMGAHPGAPSRTARGTLVEVIEASPERELGEKAVAKFGPRLPFLLKILAAGAPLSLQVHPNLAQAKEGYADEERRGIPVDAPHRNYKDANHKPELICALTEFDGLCGFRDPLHAADLLAGLGVDSLEPYVDLLHAHPEEAALREVLTAVLTADPEEMRHTVTAAATACTRLGGEYEPYADIAHHYPGDPGVIAAMLLNYVRLQPGEALFLGAGIPHAYLNGLGVEIMANSDNVLRCGLTPKHVDVPELLRVVRFEASDPGVLRPEASPDGEEVYETPIDEFRLSRYVLPEGTGAHDLTLDTPQILLCTAGAVKAGAFELAPGQSVFVPAGDTAEVSGVGTVFRATVIV; encoded by the coding sequence ATGGACCGCCTCGACAACACCATCCGCCCCTACGCCTGGGGTTCGACGACCGCCATCCCGAAGTTGCTCGGTGTCGAGCCCAGCGGCGAGCCGCAGGCGGAGATGTGGATGGGCGCGCACCCGGGCGCACCCTCGCGCACCGCGCGCGGGACGCTGGTCGAGGTCATCGAGGCGTCTCCGGAGCGGGAGTTGGGGGAGAAGGCGGTCGCGAAGTTCGGCCCGCGGCTGCCCTTCCTGCTGAAGATCCTCGCCGCCGGCGCCCCGCTCTCCCTCCAGGTGCACCCCAACTTGGCTCAGGCGAAGGAGGGTTACGCCGACGAGGAGCGCCGGGGCATCCCCGTGGACGCCCCGCACCGCAACTACAAGGACGCCAACCACAAGCCCGAACTGATCTGCGCGCTCACGGAGTTCGACGGCCTGTGCGGTTTCCGCGACCCGCTGCACGCCGCCGACCTGCTGGCCGGCCTCGGCGTCGACTCCCTGGAGCCGTACGTCGACCTCCTGCACGCGCACCCCGAGGAAGCCGCCCTGCGCGAGGTCCTCACGGCGGTCCTCACCGCCGACCCCGAGGAGATGCGCCACACGGTCACCGCGGCGGCGACCGCCTGCACACGCCTGGGCGGCGAGTACGAGCCCTACGCCGACATCGCCCACCACTACCCGGGCGACCCCGGCGTCATCGCGGCCATGCTCCTGAACTACGTCCGACTCCAGCCCGGCGAGGCCCTGTTCCTCGGCGCCGGCATCCCGCACGCCTACCTCAACGGCCTCGGCGTCGAGATCATGGCCAACTCCGACAACGTCCTGCGCTGCGGCCTGACCCCCAAGCACGTCGACGTCCCCGAACTCCTGCGCGTCGTCCGCTTCGAGGCGAGCGACCCCGGAGTGCTGCGCCCCGAGGCGTCCCCGGACGGCGAGGAGGTCTACGAGACCCCCATCGACGAGTTCCGGCTGTCCCGGTACGTCCTCCCGGAGGGCACCGGCGCCCACGACCTCACCCTCGACACCCCGCAGATCCTGCTCTGCACGGCCGGCGCGGTGAAGGCGGGCGCGTTCGAACTGGCGCCCGGTCAGTCGGTGTTCGTCCCGGCGGGAGACACGGCCGAGGTGTCCGGCGTGGGCACGGTCTTCCGGGCCACTGTGATCGTATGA
- a CDS encoding Trm112 family protein yields the protein MPLEAGLLEILACPACHAPLKEQDTELICTGEDCGLAYPVRDGIPVLLVDEARHPA from the coding sequence ATGCCGCTCGAAGCCGGCCTCCTGGAGATCCTGGCCTGCCCGGCCTGCCATGCCCCCCTCAAGGAGCAGGACACCGAGCTGATCTGCACCGGCGAGGACTGCGGCCTGGCCTACCCCGTCCGGGACGGCATCCCCGTACTGCTCGTCGACGAGGCCCGCCACCCCGCGTAA
- a CDS encoding phosphomannomutase/phosphoglucomutase, translating into MSADLSQLVKAYDVRGVVPDQWDESLAELFGAAFVQVTGASAIVTGHDMRPSSPGLSAAFARGAAARGVDVTEIGLCSTDQLYYASGAFDLPGAMFTASHNPAKYNGIKMCRAGAAPVGQDTGLAEIRQLVESWLDSGAPEVSGPTGTITRRDTLEDYAAHLRGLVDLTSIRPLKVVVDAGNGMGGHTVPTVFAGLPLTLVPMYFELDGTFPNHEANPLDPANIVDLQARVREEGADLGIAFDGDADRCFVVDENGDPVSPSAITALVASRELARNGGKGVIIHNLITSWSVPEVVKENGGTPVRTRVGHSFIKAEMAKAGAIFGGEHSAHYYFKDFWNADTGMLAALHVLAALGGQDGPLSALVAQYDRYVGSGEINSTVDDQQARLAAIRAAYENQSDLTLDELDGLTVSSADWWFNVRPSNTEPLLRLNAEARDEATMGKVRDEVLGIIRG; encoded by the coding sequence GTGTCTGCTGATCTGTCACAGCTCGTGAAGGCGTACGACGTACGGGGCGTCGTCCCGGACCAGTGGGACGAGTCGTTGGCCGAGCTGTTCGGAGCGGCCTTCGTCCAAGTGACCGGCGCGAGCGCGATCGTGACCGGGCACGACATGCGGCCCTCGTCCCCGGGCCTCTCTGCCGCCTTCGCGCGCGGGGCGGCGGCGCGCGGTGTCGACGTGACCGAGATCGGCCTGTGCTCCACGGACCAGCTGTACTACGCGTCGGGCGCGTTCGACCTCCCCGGCGCCATGTTCACGGCCTCGCACAACCCGGCGAAGTACAACGGCATCAAGATGTGCCGGGCGGGCGCGGCCCCCGTGGGCCAGGACACCGGCCTCGCGGAGATCCGCCAACTCGTCGAGTCCTGGCTGGACTCGGGCGCGCCGGAGGTCTCCGGACCGACGGGAACGATCACGCGGCGGGACACGTTGGAGGACTACGCGGCGCACCTCCGCGGCCTCGTCGACCTGACCTCCATCCGCCCCCTGAAGGTCGTCGTCGACGCGGGCAACGGCATGGGCGGCCACACGGTCCCGACGGTGTTCGCCGGCCTGCCGCTCACCCTGGTCCCGATGTACTTCGAGCTGGACGGCACGTTCCCGAACCACGAGGCCAACCCGCTCGACCCGGCCAACATCGTCGACCTCCAGGCACGCGTCCGCGAGGAAGGCGCCGACCTCGGCATCGCCTTCGACGGAGACGCCGACCGCTGCTTCGTGGTCGACGAGAACGGCGACCCGGTCTCCCCGTCCGCGATCACCGCCCTGGTGGCCTCCCGCGAGCTGGCGAGGAACGGCGGCAAGGGCGTGATCATCCACAACCTGATCACCTCCTGGTCGGTCCCCGAGGTCGTCAAGGAGAACGGCGGCACACCGGTACGCACACGCGTGGGCCACTCCTTCATCAAGGCCGAGATGGCGAAGGCCGGCGCGATCTTCGGCGGTGAGCACTCCGCGCACTACTACTTCAAGGACTTCTGGAACGCCGACACGGGCATGCTGGCCGCCCTCCACGTCCTCGCGGCCCTGGGTGGCCAGGACGGCCCCCTCTCCGCCCTCGTGGCCCAGTACGACCGCTACGTGGGCTCCGGCGAGATCAACTCCACGGTCGACGACCAACAGGCCCGCCTCGCGGCGATCCGCGCCGCCTACGAGAACCAGTCCGACCTCACCCTCGACGAACTCGACGGCCTCACCGTCTCCTCCGCCGACTGGTGGTTCAACGTCCGCCCCTCCAACACGGAACCGCTCCTGCGGCTCAACGCGGAGGCACGGGACGAGGCGACGATGGGGAAGGTGCGGGATGAGGTGCTGGGGATCATCAGGGGGTGA
- a CDS encoding cation diffusion facilitator family transporter — protein sequence MSASGGTKAIVAALGANLAIAASKFVAFAFSGSSSMLAEGVHSLADSGNQALLLIGGKKAQREATPQHPFGYGRERYIYAFLVSIVLFSVGGMFAVYEGYEKIRHPHELEHWYWPVGVLVFAIIAEGFSFRTAIKESNELRGTHSWSQFIRRAKAPELPVVLLEDFGALIGLVLALGGVGMALLTGDGVWDGIGTLCIGILLILIALVLAAETKSLLLGESAGIEDVKKIEAAIVDGHTVTGIIHMRTLHLGPEELLVAAKIAVQHDDTATEVATAINAAESRIREAVPIARVIYLEPDIYSESEATKGADREATPGGPAQHPAEH from the coding sequence ATGAGCGCGTCAGGCGGCACCAAGGCGATCGTGGCGGCACTCGGCGCCAACCTCGCGATCGCGGCATCGAAGTTCGTCGCGTTCGCCTTCAGCGGCTCGTCCTCGATGCTCGCCGAGGGCGTCCACTCCCTCGCGGACTCCGGCAACCAGGCCCTGCTCCTGATCGGCGGCAAGAAGGCCCAGCGCGAGGCCACCCCGCAGCACCCCTTCGGCTACGGCCGCGAGCGGTACATCTACGCCTTCCTCGTCTCCATCGTCCTCTTCTCCGTCGGCGGCATGTTCGCCGTCTACGAGGGCTACGAAAAGATCAGGCACCCGCACGAACTGGAGCACTGGTACTGGCCGGTGGGCGTCCTCGTGTTCGCGATCATCGCCGAGGGCTTCTCGTTCCGCACGGCCATCAAGGAGTCGAACGAACTGCGCGGCACGCACTCCTGGTCGCAGTTCATCCGCCGCGCCAAGGCCCCCGAGCTGCCGGTCGTCCTCCTGGAGGACTTCGGCGCGCTCATCGGCCTGGTCCTCGCCCTCGGCGGCGTCGGCATGGCCCTGCTCACCGGCGACGGCGTCTGGGACGGCATCGGCACCCTCTGCATCGGCATCCTGCTCATCCTGATCGCCCTGGTCCTGGCCGCCGAGACCAAGTCCCTGCTGCTCGGTGAGTCCGCCGGCATCGAGGACGTCAAGAAGATCGAGGCCGCGATCGTCGACGGCCACACGGTCACCGGCATCATCCACATGCGCACGCTCCACCTCGGCCCCGAGGAACTGCTCGTCGCCGCCAAGATCGCCGTCCAGCACGACGACACGGCCACCGAGGTCGCCACCGCGATCAACGCCGCCGAGTCCCGCATCCGCGAAGCCGTCCCGATCGCCCGCGTGATCTACCTCGAACCCGACATCTACAGCGAGTCCGAAGCAACGAAGGGCGCGGACCGCGAGGCGACTCCGGGAGGCCCGGCCCAGCACCCCGCCGAACACTGA
- the lepB gene encoding signal peptidase I, which yields MSGKGRGLGVAAVVVGLLGVVLAVGALAYGRNSYGASTISSESMAPTYEPGDRIIYEKVDGGEVHRGDVVLFSAPDRYGFSASVMQRVVGVGGDRVVCCTGSGTAARITVNGKPLAEPYVKQGDVDGLHKTYDVTVPKGRLFLLGDNRANSRDSRLFASDHDGTVADSAVRGRVTDDRTVASGIGGAVIGGVVLALVGIGLGIAAFVVRRRQRAVPVAPWPVQQG from the coding sequence ATGTCGGGCAAGGGGCGGGGACTTGGGGTCGCGGCTGTCGTGGTGGGGCTGCTGGGGGTGGTGCTGGCGGTCGGCGCGCTCGCGTACGGGCGGAATTCGTACGGGGCTTCCACCATCAGCAGCGAGAGCATGGCGCCGACGTACGAGCCGGGCGACCGGATCATCTACGAGAAGGTCGACGGCGGCGAGGTGCACCGCGGTGACGTCGTGCTGTTCTCGGCGCCGGACCGCTACGGGTTCAGCGCGAGCGTGATGCAGCGGGTCGTCGGGGTGGGCGGCGACCGCGTGGTGTGCTGCACGGGTTCGGGCACGGCCGCGCGGATCACCGTGAACGGCAAACCGCTGGCGGAGCCCTACGTCAAGCAGGGTGACGTCGACGGCCTGCACAAGACGTACGACGTGACGGTCCCGAAGGGCCGGCTGTTCCTGCTCGGTGACAACCGGGCGAACTCGAGGGACTCACGTCTCTTCGCGAGCGACCACGACGGCACGGTGGCCGACTCCGCAGTCCGGGGCCGGGTGACCGACGACCGTACGGTCGCCTCCGGCATCGGGGGTGCCGTCATCGGCGGGGTCGTGCTCGCCCTGGTCGGGATCGGCCTGGGGATCGCCGCGTTCGTCGTACGGCGTCGGCAGCGGGCGGTGCCGGTGGCGCCGTGGCCCGTCCAGCAGGGCTAG
- a CDS encoding fructose-specific PTS transporter subunit EIIC produces the protein MTTTAGPPPTGGGDGERQRLRLLAVTACPTGIAHTYMAAEKLAQAAESRGIGMKVETQGSIGAENVLDDNDVSTADGVIVAADKDVDLSRFVGKRVLVVGVAEGIRHPERLIEQVRSAPVHTGDGTAAATAAPGGRERSVAYKALMNGVSYMIPFVVVGGLLIAISLSLGGHPDPSGGLVIPKDSFWMDVNNIGVIGFTLMVPILSGYIAYAIGDRPALVPGMIGGWIANTGSLYDSKAGAGFIGAIVTGFLAGYLVLWIKKVQVPKFVQPIMPIIVIPIVATTALGLFFIYVIGKPISWMFEHLTSWLGGMTGTSAILLGTILGLMIAFDMGGPVNKTAFLFGAGLIATGNQAVMGMCAAAIPVMPLGQGLATLIRQRLYTEQERETGLASLFMGCFGISEGAIPFAAARPAQVIPANMLGGAVAGAVAGLAGVKDAVPHGGPIVAVLGAVSGVPMFFVAVAIGTAVTAVTTVALVDVSERKRRGALAGHRVGTGEPEPALVGAGFGAPGTGGLVAERASHGGAAAGGVVWSAGSSAGPAAAVGAMVGDDSADSGLVDFGLADSGLANADLSKAYLAGADSADVGSVNSGSAAAESAPDSDSDSRSPATTPDPEIRPGILPEALPEVPPEVLSGYLTERTVKVRLDAFDKEAAIREMAGLLARTGKVVDAEELVATALRREARGTTGLGEEIAIPHAKTDAVSAPVVGFARSAEGVEWGSLDGTKARLVFMIAVPEAAAGDEHLRILALLSRKLMDAGFRERLSAAEDEAAVLSVLSEVG, from the coding sequence GTGACGACTACGGCCGGCCCTCCCCCCACGGGCGGCGGCGATGGCGAGCGGCAGCGGTTGAGGCTGCTCGCGGTGACCGCGTGCCCGACCGGCATCGCCCACACGTACATGGCGGCGGAGAAACTCGCCCAGGCCGCCGAGAGCCGCGGCATCGGCATGAAGGTGGAGACGCAGGGTTCCATCGGGGCTGAAAACGTCCTAGATGACAACGATGTCAGCACGGCCGACGGTGTGATCGTCGCCGCGGACAAGGACGTGGACCTGAGCCGTTTCGTCGGCAAGCGGGTCCTCGTGGTCGGGGTCGCCGAGGGCATCCGGCATCCCGAGCGGCTGATCGAGCAGGTGCGGTCGGCGCCCGTGCACACGGGGGACGGTACGGCCGCGGCGACGGCGGCGCCGGGCGGCAGGGAGCGGAGCGTCGCGTACAAGGCGCTGATGAACGGGGTCAGTTACATGATCCCGTTCGTCGTGGTCGGCGGGCTGCTGATCGCGATCTCGCTGTCGCTCGGCGGCCATCCGGACCCCTCGGGCGGTCTGGTCATCCCGAAGGACTCCTTCTGGATGGACGTGAACAACATCGGCGTGATCGGTTTCACGCTGATGGTGCCGATCCTGTCCGGATACATCGCCTACGCGATCGGCGACCGGCCCGCGCTCGTGCCGGGCATGATCGGCGGCTGGATCGCCAACACCGGTTCGCTGTACGACTCGAAGGCCGGCGCCGGGTTCATCGGGGCGATCGTGACCGGGTTCCTCGCCGGGTATCTGGTGCTGTGGATCAAGAAGGTCCAGGTCCCGAAGTTCGTGCAGCCGATCATGCCGATCATCGTGATCCCGATCGTGGCGACGACGGCGCTCGGGCTGTTCTTCATCTACGTCATCGGGAAGCCGATCTCCTGGATGTTCGAGCACCTCACCAGCTGGCTCGGCGGGATGACCGGCACCAGCGCGATCCTGCTCGGCACGATCCTGGGGCTGATGATCGCGTTCGACATGGGCGGACCGGTCAACAAGACGGCGTTCCTGTTCGGCGCGGGGCTCATCGCGACCGGCAACCAGGCCGTCATGGGCATGTGCGCCGCCGCGATCCCGGTGATGCCGCTCGGCCAGGGCCTGGCCACGCTGATACGGCAGCGCCTCTACACCGAGCAGGAACGGGAGACCGGTCTGGCCTCGCTGTTCATGGGCTGCTTCGGCATCTCCGAGGGCGCGATCCCGTTCGCGGCGGCGCGGCCGGCGCAGGTCATCCCGGCCAACATGCTGGGCGGCGCGGTGGCCGGTGCGGTCGCCGGGCTCGCCGGGGTGAAGGACGCGGTGCCGCACGGCGGCCCGATCGTGGCGGTACTGGGCGCGGTGAGCGGCGTACCGATGTTCTTCGTCGCGGTGGCGATCGGTACGGCGGTCACCGCGGTGACGACGGTCGCCCTGGTCGACGTGAGCGAGCGGAAGCGGCGCGGGGCGCTTGCCGGGCACCGGGTCGGCACGGGCGAACCCGAGCCTGCGTTGGTCGGGGCGGGGTTCGGAGCGCCGGGCACCGGGGGCCTCGTAGCGGAGAGGGCTTCGCATGGGGGCGCGGCTGCGGGCGGTGTGGTCTGGTCAGCCGGGTCAAGTGCGGGGCCTGCGGCTGCCGTTGGGGCCATGGTCGGCGATGACTCGGCCGACTCGGGTCTGGTCGACTTCGGTTTGGCCGACTCAGGCTTGGCCAACGCCGACTTGAGCAAGGCCTACCTGGCCGGCGCCGACTCGGCCGATGTCGGCTCGGTCAACTCTGGCTCGGCCGCCGCCGAAAGCGCCCCTGATTCCGATTCCGATTCCCGCTCCCCCGCCACGACCCCCGACCCGGAGATCCGCCCCGGAATTCTCCCCGAGGCTCTCCCTGAAGTTCCCCCCGAAGTCCTCTCCGGCTACCTCACCGAGCGGACCGTGAAGGTGCGGCTCGACGCGTTCGACAAGGAGGCCGCGATCCGGGAGATGGCCGGGCTGCTGGCGCGGACCGGGAAGGTCGTCGACGCCGAGGAGTTGGTGGCGACCGCGTTGCGGCGGGAGGCGCGGGGGACGACCGGGCTCGGGGAGGAGATCGCGATTCCGCATGCCAAGACGGATGCGGTGAGTGCGCCGGTGGTCGGGTTCGCGCGGTCGGCGGAGGGGGTCGAGTGGGGCTCCCTGGACGGTACGAAGGCCCGGCTGGTGTTCATGATCGCCGTGCCGGAGGCGGCCGCCGGTGATGAGCATCTGCGGATTCTGGCGCTGCTGTCACGGAAGTTGATGGACGCCGGGTTCCGGGAGCGGCTGTCGGCGGCCGAGGACGAGGCGGCGGTGCTCAGTGTGCTGAGCGAGGTCGGTTAG
- a CDS encoding DUF5719 family protein: MNRPTLSFLAGVVALAAVTGFAEMKAPAASGTGTAKAAAQLPVERTSLLCPAPSTSDLADTSYTSFTPVTEGTDSDGKAELQSATEESGDGTSSKKKPAKPVLEPKAPGTPATGDNSGADAPALLGTAEGKYAPGWTVQETTEVAAGNGRGLQGVNCTAPDTEFWFPGASTATGRTDYVHLTNPDDSAAVVDIELYGKDGDLKSTVGEGITVEPHASEPILLSTLTDDQETDLTVHVTVRSGRVGASVQALDSKLGGDWLAASTDPAGSLVMPGIPKDATSVRLIAFTPGDSDADLKVRLSSPTGMITPAGHETVHVKAGMTTAVDLGDVTRGDPGSLVLTPTDQSVPIVAALKVVRGKGSKQETAFIPATGQVGTRATSADNSAKGSTLSLVAPTRTATVKVTASAGSGGGTPVSKTYTIKAGTTEDVELPVPAGLKGTYALTLEPQSGGPVYAARTLSATEEGVPGFTIQTLPDDRGTVSVPQTDEDLSVLQK, from the coding sequence GTGAACCGCCCCACCCTGTCCTTCCTCGCCGGCGTGGTCGCGCTCGCCGCCGTCACCGGGTTCGCCGAGATGAAGGCACCGGCCGCGTCCGGCACCGGCACCGCCAAGGCGGCCGCCCAGCTGCCCGTGGAGCGCACCAGCCTGCTCTGCCCGGCGCCGAGCACCTCGGACCTCGCCGACACGTCGTACACGTCCTTCACGCCCGTCACCGAGGGCACGGACAGCGACGGCAAGGCCGAACTCCAGTCGGCCACCGAGGAGTCGGGCGACGGCACGAGCAGCAAGAAGAAGCCCGCCAAGCCCGTCCTGGAGCCGAAGGCCCCCGGCACCCCGGCCACCGGCGACAACTCCGGCGCCGACGCGCCCGCGCTGCTCGGCACCGCCGAGGGCAAGTACGCGCCCGGCTGGACCGTCCAGGAGACCACCGAGGTCGCCGCGGGCAACGGACGCGGCCTCCAGGGCGTCAACTGCACCGCCCCGGACACCGAGTTCTGGTTCCCGGGCGCCAGCACCGCCACCGGCCGCACCGACTACGTGCACCTCACCAACCCGGACGACTCCGCCGCCGTCGTCGACATCGAGCTCTACGGCAAGGACGGCGACCTCAAGTCGACGGTGGGGGAGGGCATCACGGTCGAGCCGCACGCCAGCGAGCCGATCCTGCTCTCCACGCTCACCGACGACCAGGAGACCGACCTGACCGTGCACGTGACCGTGCGCAGCGGCCGGGTCGGCGCGTCCGTGCAGGCCCTCGACTCCAAGCTCGGCGGCGACTGGCTGGCCGCGTCAACGGACCCGGCGGGCAGCCTGGTCATGCCGGGCATCCCGAAGGACGCCACCTCCGTGCGGCTGATCGCCTTCACACCGGGCGACTCGGACGCCGACCTGAAGGTGCGGCTGTCGTCACCCACAGGGATGATCACGCCCGCCGGGCACGAGACCGTGCACGTGAAGGCGGGCATGACGACCGCCGTCGACCTGGGCGACGTCACGCGCGGCGACCCGGGCTCCCTGGTCCTGACCCCGACCGACCAGTCCGTGCCGATCGTCGCCGCCCTGAAGGTCGTACGGGGCAAGGGCAGCAAGCAGGAGACGGCGTTCATCCCGGCGACCGGCCAGGTCGGCACGCGCGCGACGTCCGCCGACAACAGCGCCAAGGGCTCCACGCTGTCCCTGGTCGCCCCCACCCGCACCGCGACGGTCAAGGTCACCGCGTCCGCGGGCAGCGGCGGCGGTACGCCCGTCTCGAAGACGTACACGATCAAGGCCGGCACCACCGAGGACGTCGAACTCCCGGTCCCCGCAGGCCTGAAGGGCACGTACGCGCTGACGCTCGAACCGCAGTCGGGCGGACCGGTGTACGCGGCCCGGACGCTGTCGGCGACCGAGGAGGGCGTACCGGGCTTCACGATCCAGACGCTGCCCGACGACCGGGGGACGGTGTCGGTGCCGCAGACGGACGAGGATCTGTCGGTGCTCCAGAAGTAG
- a CDS encoding SIS domain-containing protein produces the protein MLDESLLDTPEALAEADRRALLRGAAEAGARVRTAARHAAEAGVHDLKPDGRPRAILIAGPGAAATCVADLLGTLAGASSPVTRLAPTGVAPAAGALRWELPGWAGSVDLLLITTPDGTEPGLSLLAEQAYRRGCTVVAVAPARSPLTEAVDGAHGLFVPMATAPYEHDEPLAASAPGVLWALLTPLLAILDRTGLLSAPPEALEKVADRLDQVAERCGPAVATYSNPAKTLASELADSLPVIWTEGTSAGPAGRRFAAALAELAGRPALVSELPEALAEHNALLAGPLAASADPDDFFRDRVDEAPALHARVVLLRDRPIGGLTAAPTARDLALSHDTPISELEPEEGGELETLAELIAMTDFAAVYLALASGA, from the coding sequence ATGCTCGACGAATCGCTGCTCGACACCCCTGAGGCACTGGCCGAGGCCGACCGCCGAGCCCTGCTCCGCGGTGCCGCCGAAGCCGGAGCCCGGGTGCGCACAGCCGCCCGGCACGCCGCCGAGGCCGGCGTCCACGACCTGAAACCGGACGGCCGCCCCCGCGCCATCCTGATCGCGGGCCCGGGCGCCGCCGCCACCTGCGTCGCCGACCTGCTCGGCACCCTCGCCGGCGCCAGCAGCCCCGTCACCCGCCTCGCGCCCACCGGCGTAGCCCCCGCGGCCGGCGCCCTGCGCTGGGAACTCCCGGGCTGGGCGGGCTCCGTGGACCTCCTGCTGATTACCACCCCGGACGGCACCGAACCCGGACTGTCCCTCCTCGCCGAGCAGGCCTACCGCCGCGGCTGCACCGTCGTCGCCGTAGCACCGGCCCGCAGCCCCCTCACCGAGGCGGTGGACGGCGCGCACGGCCTCTTCGTACCGATGGCGACCGCGCCGTACGAGCACGACGAGCCGCTGGCCGCCTCCGCCCCCGGAGTGCTCTGGGCGCTGCTCACCCCGCTGCTCGCGATCCTGGACCGCACAGGCCTGCTCAGCGCGCCTCCGGAGGCCCTGGAGAAGGTCGCCGACCGGCTCGACCAGGTCGCCGAGCGCTGCGGGCCCGCCGTCGCGACGTACAGCAATCCCGCGAAGACCCTGGCTTCCGAACTCGCCGACTCGCTCCCGGTGATCTGGACGGAGGGCACGTCGGCAGGTCCGGCGGGCCGCCGGTTCGCCGCCGCGCTCGCGGAGTTGGCCGGCCGCCCCGCGCTCGTCTCCGAACTCCCCGAGGCGCTCGCCGAGCACAACGCCCTGCTGGCCGGCCCGCTCGCCGCGAGCGCCGACCCCGACGACTTCTTCAGGGACCGCGTCGACGAGGCACCCGCGCTGCACGCACGCGTGGTGCTGCTCCGGGACCGTCCCATCGGCGGCCTCACCGCCGCGCCCACCGCCCGTGACCTGGCCCTCAGCCACGACACGCCGATCAGCGAGCTGGAGCCGGAGGAGGGCGGCGAGCTGGAGACCCTCGCCGAGCTGATCGCCATGACGGATTTCGCCGCCGTTTACCTGGCGCTCGCCTCGGGCGCCTGA
- a CDS encoding DUF3499 domain-containing protein has product MGESRRGPLKSAVPSNVVSPVRRCSRTACGRPAVATLTYVYADSTAVLGPLATYAEPHCYDLCAEHSERLTAPRGWEVVRLLDSSAPARPSGDDLEALANAVREAARPQERAAGAGGGGGARTADPMEVARRGHLRVLRSPDN; this is encoded by the coding sequence CTGGGGGAGAGTCGTCGCGGCCCGCTCAAGAGTGCGGTACCGTCCAACGTCGTGAGCCCTGTACGTCGCTGTTCGCGCACCGCTTGCGGCCGCCCCGCCGTCGCGACGCTGACGTACGTCTACGCCGACTCGACCGCGGTCCTCGGCCCGCTCGCCACCTACGCCGAACCCCACTGCTACGACCTGTGCGCCGAGCACTCCGAGCGCCTCACCGCGCCCCGCGGCTGGGAAGTCGTCCGCCTCCTCGACAGCTCCGCCCCGGCCCGCCCGAGCGGCGACGACCTCGAAGCGCTCGCCAACGCCGTGCGCGAGGCGGCCCGCCCCCAGGAGCGCGCGGCAGGCGCCGGCGGCGGAGGCGGGGCCCGCACGGCGGACCCGATGGAGGTCGCACGCCGGGGTCACCTTCGGGTGCTGCGCTCGCCGGACAACTGA
- a CDS encoding metallopeptidase family protein — MDTPVPPSAAGPGPRRRDRHGRGMRGPIAPPQVPLAASRADAFADLVQDSVERLERRWPQLSDIDFLVLEVPRLGGAGEGWNDESVPLGGTIAAREGQPARVVIYRRPVEIRTKGRDERAALVHEIVVEQVAELLGLTPETVDPRYGED, encoded by the coding sequence ATGGACACCCCCGTACCGCCCTCCGCCGCCGGCCCCGGGCCCCGCCGCCGCGATCGCCACGGCCGGGGCATGCGCGGCCCGATCGCGCCGCCCCAGGTCCCGCTGGCCGCGAGCCGCGCCGACGCGTTCGCGGACCTGGTGCAGGACTCCGTGGAGCGCCTGGAGCGACGCTGGCCGCAGTTGTCCGACATCGATTTCCTCGTCCTGGAAGTCCCTCGACTGGGTGGTGCGGGCGAGGGCTGGAACGACGAGTCGGTGCCCCTGGGGGGCACGATCGCCGCCCGCGAGGGACAGCCCGCGCGCGTGGTGATCTACCGGCGCCCGGTCGAGATCCGCACGAAGGGGCGCGACGAACGGGCCGCCCTCGTCCACGAGATCGTCGTGGAGCAGGTCGCCGAACTGCTGGGGCTCACCCCGGAGACGGTCGATCCGCGCTACGGGGAGGACTGA